One stretch of Amycolatopsis sp. 195334CR DNA includes these proteins:
- a CDS encoding glycogen debranching N-terminal domain-containing protein yields the protein MSGQQPLLHDLAIALRAPTVVLSGRDGQLRATGTQGVLHGDRRVLGEAVVTVDGREPEPIGFAETGAARAEFTGLLRDAGTTAWLRRRRTADARGMVEELELDGTTPAARVVELTVSADFAPIEEIKGGGSWPPANAVVDASSARWKSGELTGTVTAEGATIEARGEKVVVQWTVTAPATVRWSIEVTDENPIFVPGAPVLATPEVRADDRRFTTFLNRSLADLTGLLLAEREHPRDVFAAAGAPWYLTLFGRDSIWAARMLLPVSVELAAGTLRTLARSQGREHNPASGEAPGKILHERRRADFQLRGMSLPAWYYGTVDATALWVCLLHDAWRWGLPEERVRELLPNLRAALTWITELSDTDGDGFAEYLDESGRGLANQGWKDSADAVRFADGRHAEPPVALAEVQGYQHEAVVRAAELLSALDEPADGLAEWAGRLRARFRERFWVNGYPALALDGSKSKVDALTSNIGHLLGTGLVGGTESAAIAGHLLGPDLAAGYGLRTMSSAMGGYSPLSYHCGSIWPHDTAIVVRGLSRAGKHAEAAGLGMQLVRAAGAFGDRMPELYGGFAADDSPIPLPYGASCRPQAWSAASAVVLLQAFLGLEADLPAGTISLAPPPSPIGAFEVRGLPIGEGTLDVAVRADGSIAELVLPPGLSATTSGP from the coding sequence GTGTCCGGACAGCAGCCGCTGCTGCACGACCTCGCGATCGCGCTGCGCGCGCCGACCGTGGTGCTGTCGGGCCGCGACGGGCAGCTCCGGGCCACCGGCACCCAGGGCGTGCTGCACGGCGACCGGCGGGTGCTCGGTGAAGCCGTGGTGACCGTCGACGGCCGGGAACCGGAGCCGATCGGGTTCGCCGAAACCGGTGCCGCCCGCGCCGAATTCACCGGCTTGCTCCGGGACGCGGGCACGACGGCGTGGCTGCGGCGGCGCCGGACCGCCGATGCGCGCGGCATGGTCGAAGAACTCGAACTGGACGGGACCACCCCGGCGGCCCGCGTGGTGGAGCTGACCGTGTCCGCCGACTTCGCGCCGATCGAGGAGATCAAGGGCGGCGGCTCGTGGCCACCCGCGAACGCGGTGGTGGACGCTTCGAGCGCCCGGTGGAAGTCGGGCGAACTGACCGGCACGGTGACCGCCGAGGGCGCGACGATCGAGGCCCGCGGCGAGAAGGTGGTGGTCCAGTGGACGGTCACCGCACCGGCGACCGTGCGCTGGTCGATCGAGGTGACCGACGAGAACCCGATCTTCGTGCCGGGCGCGCCCGTGCTCGCCACCCCCGAGGTCCGCGCCGACGACCGCCGGTTCACCACGTTCCTCAACCGCTCGCTGGCCGATCTCACCGGTCTGCTGCTGGCCGAACGCGAGCACCCGCGTGACGTCTTCGCCGCCGCGGGCGCGCCCTGGTACCTCACGCTCTTCGGCCGCGACAGCATCTGGGCGGCCCGCATGCTCCTGCCGGTCTCGGTGGAACTGGCCGCGGGAACCCTGCGCACGCTGGCCCGCTCGCAGGGCCGCGAACACAACCCGGCCAGCGGTGAAGCGCCCGGCAAGATCCTGCACGAACGCCGTCGCGCGGACTTCCAGTTGCGCGGTATGTCGTTGCCCGCCTGGTACTACGGCACGGTCGACGCGACGGCACTGTGGGTGTGCCTGCTCCACGACGCGTGGCGCTGGGGACTGCCCGAGGAGCGCGTGCGCGAGCTGCTGCCGAACCTGCGCGCCGCGCTGACCTGGATCACCGAACTGTCCGACACCGACGGTGACGGTTTTGCCGAGTACCTCGACGAATCCGGCCGTGGCCTGGCGAACCAGGGTTGGAAGGACTCGGCGGACGCGGTGCGCTTCGCCGACGGGCGCCACGCCGAACCACCGGTCGCGCTCGCCGAAGTCCAGGGGTACCAGCACGAGGCCGTGGTGCGCGCCGCCGAGCTGCTGTCCGCTTTGGACGAACCCGCCGACGGGCTCGCCGAATGGGCCGGAAGATTGCGGGCGCGCTTCCGTGAACGCTTCTGGGTCAACGGGTATCCCGCGCTCGCACTCGACGGCTCGAAGTCCAAAGTGGACGCGCTGACCAGCAACATCGGCCACCTGCTCGGCACCGGCCTGGTCGGCGGAACCGAGTCCGCCGCCATCGCCGGCCACCTGCTCGGCCCGGACCTGGCCGCCGGGTACGGGCTGCGGACCATGTCCTCGGCGATGGGCGGGTACTCACCGCTGAGCTACCACTGCGGGTCGATCTGGCCGCACGACACCGCGATCGTGGTGCGCGGGCTGTCGCGGGCCGGGAAGCACGCCGAAGCCGCCGGACTGGGCATGCAGCTGGTGCGCGCGGCCGGTGCCTTCGGGGACCGGATGCCCGAGCTGTACGGCGGGTTCGCCGCCGACGATTCGCCGATTCCCTTGCCCTACGGTGCTTCCTGCCGTCCCCAGGCCTGGTCCGCGGCGTCCGCGGTGGTCCTGCTGCAGGCGTTCCTCGGCCTGGAAGCCGACCTCCCGGCGGGCACGATCTCGCTCGCTCCGCCGCCCTCCCCCATCGGCGCCTTCGAGGTCCGGGGCCTGCCGATCGGCGAGGGCACGCTGGACGTGGCCGTGCGGGCGGACGGGTCGATCGCCGAACTGGTGCTGCCACCCGGCCTCAGCGCAACGACTTCCGGTCCTTGA
- a CDS encoding MarR family winged helix-turn-helix transcriptional regulator, protein MGTRAEQNRDDPDLGVLAGRLLFAVQDELFTKLAAEGYGDLHPRHGAVLAYLEPGGVRATELAQLSGQHKQVIGKLIDELEELGYVERRPDLADRRAKLVCPTERGHAELRAAAKIMNAIQDRHARRLGRERYAAFKEAFADITDHQRRR, encoded by the coding sequence ATGGGCACGCGGGCCGAGCAGAACAGGGACGACCCGGATCTCGGCGTGCTCGCCGGGCGGCTGCTGTTCGCCGTGCAGGACGAGCTCTTCACGAAGCTCGCCGCCGAGGGCTACGGCGATCTGCACCCCCGGCACGGCGCGGTGCTGGCGTACCTCGAACCGGGCGGTGTGCGCGCGACCGAGCTGGCGCAGTTGTCCGGGCAGCACAAGCAGGTGATCGGCAAGCTGATCGACGAACTCGAGGAGCTGGGTTACGTCGAACGCCGCCCGGACCTGGCCGACCGCCGCGCGAAGCTGGTCTGCCCCACCGAGCGGGGCCACGCCGAACTCCGCGCGGCGGCCAAGATCATGAACGCGATCCAGGACCGCCACGCCCGGCGCCTCGGCCGGGAGCGCTACGCCGCCTTCAAGGAGGCGTTCGCCGACATCACCGACCACCAGCGCCGCCGCTGA
- a CDS encoding phosphoglycerate dehydrogenase, with product MTQRVLITTAYLEPGGEVDRLLLEAGFETAFAPRSGPRLRRVITDVDAVVAGTDAFTAEVLEAATRLKVLGRCGAGYDNIDVETATRQGIAVTFTPGANRRSVAEHVLALMLNCARLIPQNVAAVAAGGWDQRSGRELAGATLGIVGLGSIGKTVARLALALGMRVVAYDPFLDTDFVADTGIEVRSLDGVLAEADFVSLHLFLDDSTRRLIDARALALMKPGAYLINTARGEVVDEAALADALESGHLGGAGLDVVETEPLPPDSRLRGLGNALVTAHIGAATVEARSRSSLMATRQVIDLLQGRTPDNLVNPDYAKAVR from the coding sequence ATGACCCAGCGAGTACTGATCACCACCGCCTATCTCGAGCCCGGTGGCGAGGTCGACCGGCTGCTGCTCGAAGCCGGTTTCGAAACCGCGTTCGCGCCTCGGAGCGGGCCACGCCTGCGCCGGGTGATCACCGACGTGGACGCGGTCGTGGCCGGGACCGACGCCTTCACCGCCGAGGTACTCGAGGCCGCCACCCGGCTGAAGGTGCTCGGGCGCTGCGGCGCCGGGTACGACAACATCGACGTGGAAACCGCCACCCGTCAGGGAATCGCGGTCACCTTCACACCCGGCGCCAACCGCCGCTCGGTGGCCGAGCACGTGCTCGCGCTGATGCTCAACTGCGCGCGGCTGATCCCGCAGAACGTCGCCGCGGTGGCCGCGGGTGGCTGGGACCAGCGCAGCGGGCGCGAGCTGGCCGGGGCCACGCTCGGCATCGTCGGCCTCGGCTCGATCGGCAAGACCGTGGCCCGGCTGGCGCTGGCGCTCGGCATGCGCGTGGTGGCCTACGACCCGTTCCTGGACACGGATTTTGTCGCCGACACCGGGATCGAGGTGCGGTCGCTGGACGGGGTGCTCGCCGAGGCGGACTTCGTCAGCTTGCACCTGTTCCTCGACGACTCGACGCGCCGGTTGATCGACGCCCGTGCCCTCGCCCTGATGAAACCCGGCGCGTACCTGATCAACACCGCGCGGGGTGAGGTGGTCGACGAGGCAGCGCTCGCCGACGCGCTGGAGTCCGGGCACCTCGGCGGGGCCGGGCTGGACGTGGTCGAAACCGAACCGCTGCCCCCGGACAGCAGGCTGCGCGGGCTCGGCAACGCCCTCGTCACCGCGCACATCGGCGCGGCGACCGTCGAAGCCCGTTCGCGGTCCAGCCTGATGGCCACGCGCCAGGTGATCGACCTCCTCCAGGGCCGCACGCCGGACAACCTGGTCAATCCGGACTACGCGAAGGCGGTCCGGTGA
- a CDS encoding MerR family transcriptional regulator — protein sequence MAWSTREIAELAGTSLRAVRHYHEIGLLAEPERRANGYKRYGVAHLVRLLRIKRLTDLGFSLPQIAEMGNADEHPEEALRALDTELAEKIDRLQQARTEIAEALKQPGPLDLPPDLAAATAEAKLTDADRSFVVVMSRLLSDSAIDAYQDMLHATGTDHPSNAAFDALPADADEQTKEALLDSMVPYILEVQAEHQGVSEFKAASPREQRLAVHTMRSALEELYNPAQLDVIRRLSVRLAAEAAAAAEAGG from the coding sequence GTGGCCTGGAGTACCCGTGAGATCGCCGAACTGGCCGGTACCAGCCTGCGCGCGGTGCGGCACTACCACGAGATCGGCCTGCTGGCCGAGCCCGAACGCCGCGCCAACGGCTACAAGCGGTACGGCGTCGCGCACCTGGTCCGGCTGCTGCGCATCAAGCGCCTGACCGATCTCGGCTTCTCCCTGCCGCAGATCGCCGAGATGGGCAACGCCGACGAGCACCCCGAAGAAGCGTTGCGCGCGCTGGACACCGAGCTGGCCGAGAAGATCGACCGGCTGCAGCAGGCCCGCACCGAGATCGCCGAGGCCCTCAAGCAGCCGGGTCCGCTCGACCTCCCGCCGGACCTGGCCGCGGCCACCGCCGAAGCGAAGCTCACCGACGCCGACCGCTCGTTCGTCGTGGTGATGAGCAGGCTGCTCAGCGACTCGGCGATCGACGCGTACCAGGACATGCTGCACGCCACCGGCACCGACCACCCCAGCAACGCCGCGTTCGACGCGCTGCCCGCGGATGCCGACGAGCAGACCAAGGAAGCCCTGCTCGACAGCATGGTGCCGTACATCCTCGAAGTCCAGGCCGAGCACCAGGGCGTCAGCGAGTTCAAGGCGGCCAGCCCCCGCGAACAGCGCCTCGCCGTGCACACCATGAGGTCCGCGCTCGAAGAGCTGTACAACCCGGCCCAGCTCGACGTCATCCGCCGCCTGTCCGTCCGGCTCGCGGCCGAGGCCGCCGCAGCCGCCGAAGCCGGCGGCTGA
- a CDS encoding hydroxypyruvate isomerase family protein, giving the protein MRFAANLKWLFTELPFERRFDAAAAAGFTGVECPAPYSVPAPELRRRLDDAGLPLVLLNTPEIACAPGRTAEFRAGFHRALDYAAELDCGLVHVLAGARPDGVGQDRAFAQFATNVAWAAENSRGTGVRLVLEAQNKRDSPGFVLESQAQAAAVAEAAGHDHVGLLFDVYHVQLDEGDLVNRLRAFLPRVFHVQIADPPSRTEPGTGEIGWPVLFATLREAGYDGWIGCEYRPTTGIADTLTRLRELAR; this is encoded by the coding sequence ATGCGGTTCGCCGCCAATCTGAAGTGGCTGTTCACCGAGTTGCCGTTCGAACGACGTTTCGACGCCGCCGCCGCGGCCGGCTTCACCGGGGTCGAATGCCCGGCGCCCTATTCGGTGCCCGCGCCCGAACTGAGGCGGCGGCTCGATGACGCCGGTCTGCCGCTGGTGCTGCTCAACACGCCCGAAATCGCTTGCGCGCCAGGGCGGACGGCCGAGTTCCGCGCGGGTTTCCACCGGGCACTCGACTACGCCGCCGAACTGGACTGCGGGCTGGTGCACGTGCTCGCCGGTGCCCGGCCGGACGGCGTCGGCCAGGACCGCGCGTTCGCCCAGTTCGCCACCAACGTCGCCTGGGCCGCCGAGAATTCGCGCGGCACCGGCGTGCGGTTGGTGCTGGAGGCGCAGAACAAACGCGACTCCCCCGGTTTTGTGCTGGAAAGCCAGGCGCAGGCCGCCGCGGTGGCCGAAGCCGCCGGGCACGACCACGTCGGCCTGCTCTTCGACGTCTACCACGTGCAACTCGACGAGGGCGATCTGGTGAACCGGCTGCGGGCGTTCCTGCCGCGGGTCTTCCACGTCCAGATCGCCGATCCGCCGTCGCGCACGGAACCGGGCACCGGGGAGATCGGCTGGCCGGTCCTGTTCGCCACCCTGCGCGAAGCCGGGTACGACGGCTGGATCGGCTGCGAATACCGGCCCACCACCGGAATCGCCGACACCCTGACCCGGCTGCGGGAGCTGGCCCGGTGA
- a CDS encoding GDSL-type esterase/lipase family protein yields the protein MNRRKRVLITVASVLVAALGVVGTAGYLAFLRAPDGSPAEACGAGATAKPAVVGAGASMTQGTLGGDWIGALRGRPEFAGHEFVNAGHNGDTAADLLARLDADVLACRPAAVLVLVGTNDVRAGTPLEQYRADLTAIADRLRTGTTARIALLSLPPLGEDLTTGINQSLAGYNAVIQETATRTGVDYLPVHERLLELLGPREDRVPYDFSFPLALTVATRHYVLGQTWDDIARDGGRALLIDHVHLNDRGAARLTDVAAAWLAATP from the coding sequence ATGAACCGGCGCAAGCGCGTCCTCATCACGGTGGCATCGGTGCTGGTCGCGGCCCTGGGGGTGGTCGGCACCGCCGGCTACCTCGCCTTCCTGCGCGCCCCGGACGGCAGTCCGGCCGAGGCCTGCGGTGCCGGGGCCACCGCCAAGCCCGCGGTCGTCGGCGCGGGCGCCAGCATGACCCAGGGCACGCTCGGCGGCGACTGGATCGGCGCCCTCCGCGGCAGACCCGAGTTCGCCGGGCACGAGTTCGTCAACGCCGGGCACAACGGTGACACCGCCGCCGACCTGCTCGCCCGCCTGGACGCCGACGTTCTGGCCTGCCGACCGGCCGCCGTGCTGGTGCTCGTCGGCACCAACGACGTGCGTGCCGGGACCCCGCTGGAGCAGTACCGCGCCGACCTCACCGCGATCGCCGACCGCCTCCGCACCGGGACGACGGCCAGGATCGCGCTGCTCTCCCTGCCGCCGCTGGGCGAGGACCTGACCACCGGGATCAACCAGTCGCTGGCCGGGTACAACGCTGTGATCCAGGAGACCGCGACCCGGACCGGCGTGGACTACCTGCCGGTGCACGAGCGCCTGCTCGAACTGCTCGGCCCGCGCGAGGACCGCGTGCCCTACGACTTCTCGTTCCCGCTGGCGCTGACCGTGGCGACCCGGCACTACGTACTCGGGCAAACCTGGGACGACATCGCCCGCGACGGCGGCCGGGCCCTGCTCATCGACCACGTCCACCTCAACGACCGGGGTGCCGCGCGCCTCACCGATGTCGCCGCGGCGTGGCTGGCCGCGACGCCCTGA
- the hutH gene encoding histidine ammonia-lyase, with product MTVGEVHRVAVLGEPVELDEGQLKMVADTCDRVQQWGRDGTPIYGVTTAFGELIHLIVPPRYETELQENLLRTHAAGGGPVFPEHVVRAMQVSRLNCLLKGYSGISADALLLMAELLNRRIHPVVPQQGSLGASGDLAPLSHLALPLIGAGRVTHRGVVRPSAEVLAEEGLLPVKLGYKDGLALINGTSGMTAVASLALVAVERLLRLALWASGVFVQAMRGSTSGYNPRGHALKNHAGQSAIAVSMMNLLEGSDLTREHAEVMRQISESTGSRDEVTDSPHYLQDAYSVRCVPQILGPVVDAAAYCRRIVEEELNSCNDNPLIFETPETVFHGGHFHGQYVAMACDFLNIAVTEVGVLAERQLNRLLDPHLNGSYPPFLALGEQGLFCGMQGAQYLATSIASENLDLAAPASVKSIPSNGQNQDVVSMGLIAARKSLQLVENVHAITSVLAAGCYQAASLLGIERFSPNVRGLLQLIADNVRPYRDDEGVAADFLADIRDLLRGDEAEKHLPAWPG from the coding sequence ATGACCGTCGGTGAGGTGCACCGGGTCGCGGTGCTCGGCGAGCCGGTCGAACTCGACGAGGGCCAGTTGAAGATGGTCGCCGACACCTGCGACCGCGTGCAGCAGTGGGGCCGCGACGGCACGCCGATCTACGGGGTCACCACCGCGTTCGGTGAGCTCATTCACCTGATCGTGCCACCGCGCTACGAAACCGAACTGCAGGAGAACCTGTTGCGCACGCACGCCGCGGGTGGCGGGCCGGTCTTCCCGGAGCACGTGGTCCGGGCGATGCAGGTGTCCCGGCTCAACTGCCTGCTCAAGGGGTACTCCGGGATCAGCGCCGACGCCCTGCTGCTGATGGCCGAACTGCTCAACCGCCGCATCCACCCCGTGGTGCCGCAACAGGGTTCGCTCGGGGCGAGCGGTGACCTCGCCCCGCTGTCGCACCTCGCGCTGCCGTTGATCGGCGCGGGCCGGGTCACCCATCGGGGGGTGGTCCGTCCCTCGGCCGAGGTACTCGCCGAGGAGGGCCTGCTGCCGGTCAAGCTCGGGTACAAGGACGGCCTGGCGCTGATCAACGGGACCTCCGGCATGACCGCCGTCGCGTCACTGGCGCTGGTGGCCGTCGAACGGTTGCTCCGGCTCGCGTTGTGGGCGTCGGGCGTCTTCGTACAGGCCATGCGCGGCTCGACCTCGGGCTACAACCCGCGCGGGCACGCGCTGAAGAACCACGCCGGCCAGAGCGCCATCGCCGTCTCGATGATGAACCTGCTCGAAGGCAGCGACCTGACCCGCGAGCACGCCGAGGTCATGCGCCAGATCAGCGAGTCCACCGGCTCCCGCGACGAGGTCACCGACAGCCCGCACTACCTGCAGGATGCCTACAGCGTGCGCTGCGTGCCGCAGATCCTCGGCCCGGTGGTGGACGCCGCCGCGTACTGCCGCCGGATCGTCGAGGAGGAACTCAACTCCTGCAACGACAACCCGTTGATCTTCGAGACGCCGGAGACGGTCTTCCACGGCGGCCACTTCCACGGCCAGTACGTGGCGATGGCGTGCGACTTCCTCAACATCGCCGTCACCGAGGTCGGCGTGCTGGCCGAGCGGCAGCTCAACCGGCTGCTCGACCCGCACCTCAACGGCTCGTACCCGCCGTTCCTCGCGCTGGGGGAACAGGGCCTGTTCTGCGGCATGCAGGGCGCGCAGTACCTGGCCACCAGCATCGCCTCGGAGAACCTGGACCTGGCCGCGCCCGCCTCGGTGAAGTCGATCCCGTCGAACGGGCAGAACCAGGACGTGGTCAGCATGGGCCTGATCGCCGCGCGGAAATCGTTGCAGCTGGTGGAAAACGTCCACGCCATCACGTCGGTGCTCGCCGCCGGGTGCTACCAGGCGGCCAGCCTGCTCGGCATCGAACGGTTCTCGCCGAACGTGCGCGGCCTGCTGCAGCTGATCGCCGACAACGTCCGGCCCTACCGCGACGACGAAGGCGTGGCCGCCGATTTCCTCGCGGACATCCGTGACCTGCTGCGCGGGGACGAAGCGGAGAAGCACCTGCCGGCCTGGCCGGGGTGA
- a CDS encoding TetR/AcrR family transcriptional regulator translates to MSGEKRRGRPSTGVRDAVLAATEAILAESGVARLSTKEIARRASVAESSIFYHFTDRLGLLQAVVHRHLPRYKEVATEVRERAGTGSLRDNLVDLLDGLDAFYERITPILAAVQADGELRALLADRGAGGEIGPQRALLPIAAYLTEERRLGRVRADLDVDSTALLVVGAAHQRAVYRYLSGAAPLPGTGDVIDTLLPALLDA, encoded by the coding sequence GTGAGCGGCGAGAAGCGGCGAGGTCGTCCCAGCACGGGGGTGCGGGACGCGGTACTGGCGGCGACCGAGGCGATCCTCGCCGAGTCGGGCGTCGCCCGGTTGTCGACCAAGGAGATCGCACGGCGCGCGTCGGTGGCCGAGTCGAGCATCTTCTACCACTTCACCGACCGCCTCGGCCTGCTCCAGGCCGTCGTGCACCGGCACCTCCCGCGCTACAAGGAGGTGGCCACCGAGGTCCGGGAGCGCGCGGGCACCGGCAGCCTGCGCGACAACCTCGTCGATCTGCTCGACGGTCTCGACGCCTTCTACGAGCGGATCACGCCCATCCTCGCGGCCGTGCAGGCCGACGGCGAACTGCGCGCGCTGCTCGCCGACCGCGGTGCCGGCGGGGAGATCGGGCCGCAACGCGCGCTGCTGCCCATCGCCGCCTACCTGACCGAGGAACGCCGTCTCGGCCGCGTGCGCGCGGACCTCGACGTGGACTCCACCGCCCTGCTCGTCGTCGGCGCCGCCCACCAGCGCGCGGTCTACCGCTACCTCTCCGGCGCCGCCCCGCTGCCGGGCACCGGCGACGTGATCGACACCCTGCTCCCCGCCCTGCTCGACGCCTGA
- a CDS encoding substrate-binding domain-containing protein, translating into MSTEVQISLFSTLAVKKALDDVLLGAFHDKTGITVDGTFDPTNVLTDRITAGARPDVMIAVSNSFAPLADAFDLDTRTVVAKTGVGLAVAPGHDLPDISTVDAFVATLTSARSVAYSRTGASGVHFAALIRELGIEEQVNARATVVEKGFTALAVVDGRADVAIQQLSELRFVPEARIAGPLPAETQHYSEFSAVLGRAAKPEAAELVRFLTSAAAVEAYLATGLEVA; encoded by the coding sequence ATGTCCACTGAAGTACAGATTTCCCTGTTCAGCACGCTGGCCGTGAAGAAGGCCCTCGACGACGTGCTGCTCGGCGCTTTCCACGACAAGACCGGCATCACCGTCGACGGCACCTTCGATCCGACCAACGTGCTCACCGACCGGATCACCGCGGGCGCCCGGCCCGACGTGATGATCGCGGTGTCGAACTCCTTCGCCCCGCTGGCGGACGCGTTCGACCTGGACACCCGCACGGTGGTGGCGAAAACCGGGGTCGGCCTGGCGGTCGCGCCCGGGCACGACCTGCCCGACATCAGCACCGTGGACGCGTTCGTCGCCACGCTGACCTCCGCGCGTTCGGTCGCCTACTCGCGCACCGGCGCGAGCGGCGTCCACTTCGCCGCGCTGATCAGGGAACTCGGCATCGAGGAACAGGTCAACGCGCGGGCCACGGTGGTGGAGAAGGGGTTCACCGCGCTCGCCGTGGTCGACGGCCGCGCCGACGTGGCCATCCAGCAGCTGAGCGAACTGCGGTTCGTCCCGGAGGCACGCATCGCCGGGCCGTTGCCCGCGGAAACGCAGCACTACAGCGAGTTCTCCGCCGTGCTGGGGCGTGCGGCGAAGCCGGAGGCAGCCGAACTGGTCCGGTTCCTGACCTCCGCGGCGGCGGTCGAGGCGTACCTGGCCACCGGTTTGGAAGTAGCGTGA
- a CDS encoding TRAP transporter large permease subunit has protein sequence MNAIYALVAFIGAIVVWNVGFKRNIGEAMVVGFLATAAFAGSDALSVGWEGLVDGLKSEITFAALAFVFVSELLTRTGLVQRLVDILSSVLGRYRGGSAYAATVASGLFGAVAHNGAAIVATIGSITIPWMKRSRASGETAALVLSGNAGVGATFPFSGAFFLLLAAPTVMPVLGTGDVVATIFVTGVWMVLMRVVIAYAIVRRRGVGAMAPEDIRPPRAALRAGWPSLLVLGSIALPILATAPPTSDFVSARISTEATDAIPLLIWLPIVMLAAGLLVERKALPRRGAQWWALLGEVSPKLGLVGVTMVSAFAASNVLSELGLGEQLAPLLADLAGVPALVAAIVVGLIIVIVAGPLNTTSTVAAIGPVAFAALTAAGVPPHIAFAAILVWASSEGCSPPGAAPLYVAAGIAGINPVRIFVPVVLYYLLPSLVTGVLIAVGLLWIPG, from the coding sequence GTGAACGCGATCTACGCGCTGGTGGCGTTCATCGGCGCGATCGTGGTCTGGAACGTGGGCTTCAAGCGCAACATCGGCGAGGCGATGGTGGTCGGTTTCCTGGCCACCGCCGCCTTCGCCGGTTCGGACGCGCTCAGCGTGGGCTGGGAAGGGCTGGTGGACGGCCTCAAGTCGGAGATCACCTTCGCCGCGCTGGCGTTCGTGTTCGTCAGCGAACTGCTCACGCGTACCGGGCTGGTGCAGCGCCTGGTGGACATCCTCAGTTCGGTACTCGGCCGGTACCGTGGCGGGTCGGCGTACGCGGCGACGGTGGCGTCCGGACTGTTCGGCGCGGTAGCGCACAACGGCGCGGCGATCGTGGCCACCATCGGCTCGATCACCATTCCGTGGATGAAGCGGTCGCGGGCCAGCGGGGAGACCGCCGCGCTGGTGCTCTCCGGCAACGCCGGGGTGGGCGCTACCTTCCCGTTCAGCGGCGCGTTCTTCCTGTTGCTCGCCGCGCCGACGGTGATGCCCGTGCTGGGTACCGGCGACGTGGTGGCGACGATCTTCGTGACCGGCGTGTGGATGGTGCTGATGCGCGTGGTGATCGCGTACGCCATCGTCCGCCGCCGCGGGGTGGGCGCGATGGCACCGGAGGACATCCGCCCGCCGCGGGCGGCGCTGCGCGCGGGCTGGCCGTCGCTGCTGGTGCTCGGTTCGATCGCGTTGCCGATCCTGGCCACCGCTCCCCCGACGAGCGACTTCGTCTCGGCGCGGATCAGCACGGAGGCGACGGACGCGATCCCGCTGCTGATCTGGCTGCCGATCGTGATGCTGGCCGCCGGGCTGCTGGTGGAGCGGAAGGCGCTGCCGCGGCGGGGTGCGCAGTGGTGGGCGCTGCTCGGCGAGGTCAGCCCGAAGCTCGGGCTCGTCGGCGTCACCATGGTTTCCGCGTTCGCCGCGTCCAATGTGCTCAGCGAACTGGGCCTCGGCGAGCAGCTGGCGCCGTTACTGGCGGACCTGGCCGGGGTGCCCGCGCTCGTCGCGGCGATCGTGGTCGGCTTGATCATCGTGATCGTGGCCGGTCCGCTGAACACCACCTCGACCGTGGCCGCGATCGGGCCGGTGGCCTTCGCCGCGCTGACCGCGGCGGGCGTGCCACCGCACATCGCCTTCGCCGCGATCCTGGTGTGGGCGTCGTCGGAGGGCTGTTCACCGCCGGGAGCCGCGCCGCTGTACGTGGCCGCGGGCATCGCCGGCATCAACCCGGTGCGGATCTTCGTGCCGGTCGTTCTCTACTACCTGCTGCCGTCACTGGTGACCGGGGTGCTGATCGCGGTCGGCCTGCTCTGGATCCCGGGCTGA
- a CDS encoding GntR family transcriptional regulator, whose amino-acid sequence MASPRRSTRQPLADRMYEVLLGQFMDGRWHAGEPVNIGALSRELEVSQTPLREALARLEHTGLVHREALKGYRVAPLFTEAELGKLMDARLVLEPALTYEAGRRTTPEFLDELLDTVDRMATAADSDANGFSAYWSADEAFHSLIAKQSGNPFLEGAYRSLGGSVQRFRLYAELGSSDAEVAAREHRAVHEAFTRGDAEGAAERMREHVENAKARSLKDRKSLR is encoded by the coding sequence ATGGCTTCCCCGCGGCGATCCACCCGGCAGCCCCTGGCCGATCGCATGTACGAGGTGCTGCTCGGGCAGTTCATGGACGGCCGGTGGCACGCCGGCGAACCGGTCAACATCGGGGCGCTGTCCCGCGAACTGGAGGTCAGCCAGACCCCGTTGCGGGAGGCGCTGGCGCGGCTGGAGCACACCGGGCTGGTGCACCGCGAGGCGCTCAAGGGCTACCGCGTGGCACCGCTGTTCACCGAGGCCGAGCTGGGCAAGCTGATGGACGCGCGGCTGGTGCTCGAGCCCGCGCTCACCTACGAAGCCGGTCGCCGGACCACCCCGGAGTTCCTGGACGAGCTGCTGGACACGGTGGACCGGATGGCGACCGCGGCCGACTCGGACGCCAACGGCTTCAGCGCCTACTGGTCGGCCGACGAAGCCTTCCACTCGCTCATCGCCAAGCAGTCGGGCAACCCGTTCCTCGAAGGCGCCTACCGCTCACTGGGCGGCTCGGTGCAGCGCTTCCGCCTCTACGCCGAACTCGGTTCGTCCGACGCGGAGGTCGCCGCGCGGGAACACCGGGCGGTGCACGAGGCCTTCACCCGCGGCGACGCGGAAGGTGCCGCGGAGCGGATGCGCGAGCACGTCGAGAACGCGAAGGCGCGCTCGCTCAAGGACCGGAAGTCGTTGCGCTGA